The sequence AAGCGCCGGGATTCTCGGCGACTTTCCGAAAATACTCATAGGCAATAACCGCGCAGAGAGCACCGGTCGGATCGTTGACGATAGCTTCCCATTTCAGGATCGCCGCTGGGCGTGTTTGCACTGATGATTGCCGCAGCAAGGGCAAGACGACGGTGGGTCCAGTGACGATCAAGATACCGCCAAACAGAACCGCGACCTCAAATTCGACATAGGCGATGTAATACAGGGCCGCTGCGCCGAACACCCAACCGAGCAGAACGCCGATCGTAGCAAGCCGCAGCACTGCGCTGCCCGCGTGTCGGAGTTCGCGCAGGTCAAGGCTCAGGCCGCCTTCAAACAGGATGAGCGCGACGCCAATGGCAACCATCGGTTCCAGCAAATCACCAAATGCGTGTTCGGGATCGATCAGGCCGAAGACCGGGCCTGCAAGGAAACCGGCAGCGAGCATCAAGACAATGGCGGGCCAACCCGTACGCCACGCAACCCACTGGGCACCGATGCCCAGCAAGCCGACGAACGCAATCACTAAAGCTTGTTCTTCCATGCCCCTCCAAGAGCGCAACGCGCGAATGCGCCACAATATGCCAATGACCAAGCGAAGTCGTTGTTTCCGCTGCGCCCCTTCAGCAGCCCTTGGCTACACGGTGCACATGGGATTGGCGAGGAGATTCAATCGCCTTCGAAGTCCATCAGAGCTTGGACGGTCAACCCGTCTGCTCGCAGGCGGTTCGCGCCGCCAAGGTCCGGTAGATCGATTACGAACAGCGCATGTTCGATATGTGCGCCCGCCTGACGCAGCAGCTTAGCCGAGGCGAGCGCTGTGCCGCCGGTCGCAATCAGATCGTCGATTATGATGACTTTGGCACCGTCATTGATAGCTGTCGGATCCATTTCCAAACGGTCGGAGCCATATTCCAGAGCGTAATTAACGCCTATGGTTTGAACGGGTAGCTTGCCGGGTTTACGAATCGGTACGAAGCCCTTGCCCATGTAAGCAGCTACGGCTGCGCCAAAGATAAATCCGCGCGCTTCCATCCCCGCGATTACATCTGCGCCCGCTGCGTTAGTCTGTTCAGCAAGATGGGCCACGCAGGATGCGAGGCCGTGACCATGGCCAATCAGCGTGGTGATGTCGCGGAATTGTACCCCGGGGGCCGGAAAATCTGGAACCGTACGCACGAGCTCCCTTAGCTGGTCTGCCGAAAGGCGCTCAGCTTCGGAGGAGTTAATGGGCTTTAGTCCTTACGCTTGGCTGGCTTGACCGCAGCCCAGACCTGCTTCTTAGCAAAGAAGGCGAGGATCGTCGCGAACAGCAGGAAGCCGAGTACTGGCAGACCGGTTTGCTTACGCTCGATCAATGTCGGCTCGGCAGTCCACGTCAGGAATGCCGAAACGTCCTGCGACATCTGGTCAACAGTCGCCGCAGTGCCATCCGCGTAGGCAACCTGTTCTGGATTAAGCGGTGCCGCCATCGCCAGATTGAGGTTCGGGAAATACGGATTGTAGTGCAGCCCGTCAGGCGTCTTGGAATCCGGGAACCGCTCTAGCAGCGCAGCCGGTTGAGCCTGGTAACCCGTCAGCAGCGAATAGAGATAGGCCGAGCCATTGTGACGCGCCTTTGTGATCAACGAAAGATCAGGCGGGATCGCGTTGTTGTTGGCTGCAGCAGCGGCCACATTGTTCGGATATGGCGAAGGGAAGTAATCGGTCGGAAGGCCGGGGCGCGTTGTCGCTTCACCGGTGTTTGGATCGATACCGGGAACCTGCCAATTGGCTGCTTCCGCTTTGATCTCATCTTCATTGTAACCAAGGTCCGCAAGGTTGCGGAACGCGACGAACTTCATCGAGTGGCAAGCCGAGCAGACTTCCTTGTAAACCTGATAGCCGCGCTGCAGCTGGTTCACGTCCCACTTGCCAAACACGCCATCGCTGGCGAGATGCAAATCCTTGGGGTGTTCGTGAAAGGCGTATTCAGCGGTTTCTTCGCCGAGCCCTTCCGTGGCAGCAACATAGGCTCCGGTCACGAAGGACCAAAGGGCAGCGACCGTGAAAAACAGTCCACCGGCGATTGCGAAAAGACGGATCATGTCAGAAGCTCTCTTTCGCTGCTCTTAGGATGCCGTGCTGGCGTTTTCGCCCAGCACCGCTTTTTTGTCGGAACCCAGCACCGCTTCGGTAATCGAATAGGGAAGCGGCTTGGGCTTCTCCACCATCGACACGATCGGGATAATCACCAGGAAGTGTAGGAAGTAGTATGCCGTCGCGATCTGGCTGAACATCACGTAAGGCTCCTTGGCCTCTGCGCCGCCAAGCCAGAATAGGGCCAGCATGTCGACTACGAAGATCCAGAAGAAGATCCGGAACAGCGGACGATAATGGCCAGAGCGAACCGGTGACTTATCGAGCCACGGCAGGATGAACCACAGCAGGATCGCGCTGAACATGGCGAGCACGCCCATCAGCTTTGCTGGAATAAAGAAGAAGTCCGCCGTGAAGGCACGCAGGATCGCGTAGAATGGCCAGAAATACCATTCGGGTACGATGTGCGCGGGCGTCGAAAGCGGGTTCGCCTCGATGTAGTTATCTGCATGGCCGAGATAGTTCGGCAGGAAGAAAACCATCGCAAAATAGAGGATCAAGAATATGCCCAGTCCGAAGCCGTCCTTAGCCGTATAATACGGGTGGAATGGCACGGTGTCGCTTTCCGTCTTGATCTCGACACCCGTGGGGTTCGAGGAGCCGGGGATATGCAGCGCCCAGATGTGCAGGATAATCACGCCTGCTGTCACGAATGGCAGCAGGAAGTGGAGGCTGAAGAAGCGGTTCAAGGCGGCATTGTCAGGCGCAAAACCGCCCAGCAGCCAAACTTGGATCGGCTCGCCCACAATCGGTATCGCGCCGAACAGGCCAGTAATAACCTTAGCGCCCCAGAAGCTCATCTGGCCCCACGGCAGCACGTAGCCCATGAAGGCAGTCGCCATCAGCAGCAGGAAGATAACCACGCCCAGCAGCCAGATCATCTCGCGCGGAGCTTTATAGGAGCTGTAGAAGAAGCCCCTGAAAATATGCAGGTAAATCACCAGGAAGAAGAAGCTCGCGCCATTGGCGTGGGCATAGCGCATCAGCCAACCGTAATTGACGTCGCGCATAATGTGTTCGGTGGTGGCAAAGGCAACTTCGGCATTCGCGGCATAATGCATCGCGAGTATGACGCCGGTGACGATTTGCAGCACCAGACAGAATCCAGCGAGAACGCCGAAATTCCACATATAGTTGAGATTGCGCGGAACCGGATAACCGGCACCGACGGCATTATACACCAGCCGCGGCAGAGGCAGCTTTTCATCGAAGTAGCGCATCAAGCCATTGGTTGGCGTGTACTGCTGGGCCCAAGGGAAGCTCATAGTTCTATCTCTTTCCTCAGCCGACCTTCACGACGGTGTCGGAGGTGAATTCATACTCTGGCACTTCGAGGTTAGTCGGTGCCGGGCCTTTGCGGATGCGTCCAGCCGTGTCGTAATGCGAACCGTGGCAAGGGCAGAAATATCCGCCGAACTCACCCTTAACTTCGCCCTCTGCAGCACCAAGCGGTACGCAGCCCAGATGGGTGCAAACGCCCATCGTGATGAGCATGTCGCCGTGCCCTTCTTTGGTGATGTCTGCCAGACTGGCGGGATCGCGGAGCGAAGCAGCGTCCACTGCGTTGGCTTCCGCAATCTCTTCAGCAGTCAAGCGGCGCACAAACAGCGGCTGCTTACGGAAAATGGCCTTCACAGCCTGCCCGGGCTCAATCCCTGCAGTGTCGAGTTCGGTGCTGCTTTCAGCAAGCACGTCAGCCGAAGGTGCCATCTGGCTGATCAGCGGAACCAAAGTTGCCACGCCGCCAACGCCAAACGCGGAAACCGCTGCGATATTGATGAAATCACGCCGCCGAACACCGTCTTCGCCATCCGTCATAACGGGGGCGCTAGTGTCTGCGGTAGGTGTCGTTTCTGCCATCAGCCTTGCCTTCAAGCACACTGCCGAAGGGGCAGCGCGGTTAGAAAATCCTCCGGCTACGCGATTAGGAACTGCCCTGTTCGCGGCCAATGTGAGCGGTGTTAAACGCTTACATAAACATAGCCGGTTTCAGGGCGCTACTAGTCACAAAACTGCAAGCTGCCAACCGTGTTTTTCGGATGTATTGGCAATCGCAGTTGTGTTTGTTGCAACTAAGCGCTCAGCCCAATTACCGCAATCTGGCGCCCATAGGTCGGTTCAGCGCGGTGGGTCGCACGGCGATAGGAATAAAATCGCTCGGGATCAGAATAGGTATCAAGCCCTAGCGGATCAATTGTGGTGAGCCCGGCGACAGCGAGGCGCGACGCTACGTAACCCTCAAGATCGAACTGCCAATGGCCGGGTTTCCCCGAGACAAAGAACCTGTCGTCCTCGTTTGAAAATTGGGTTCGAAAACCGTCATCGATCTCGTAACTTTCCTGCGCGATGCATGGTCCGATAGCAGCGCTGATCCGGCGCCGATCTGCTCCCAGAGCCTCCATCGCATCAATGGTGTTTTCCACCACCCCGCCATGCGCGCCCTTCCAACCTGCATGGGCAGCGCCAACGACTCGCGCCTCCGCATCGGCCAGCAGCACCGGTGCGCAGTCCGCGGTTACGATACCGAGTAGCAGCCGCGATTTGTTAGTGACGACGGCGTCTACGCGAGGTCGTTCATCCAGTGACCATTGCTTTGTCACCACTGCAACATCCGGTGAATGCACCTGATAGGGTGTGACCAAAGCAGAGCCGGGCATCACAGACGAAACGACTAACTGCCGGTTCGTTTCAACCGCTGCAGGATCGTCGCCTGCGCCGAGACCGGCATTGAGACCAGCTACGCCGCCAGTTGAAACACCGCCGCGCCGCCCGAAGAATCCGTGCTGGACTCGCTCAAGCAACGCCGAGTTAATGACTTCCACTTCAGCCAAGGCTGCGAGTCACTTGTTCGAGCGTATCCCTCGACAATTTATCCGCCTTCATGATTCGCTCCAGCTGAGCCTTCATCATCGCCGAACGCTTCGGCTCAAACTTGCGCCACTTGCCCAGCGCCGGAACAAAGCGCGCCGCCGTCTGTGCATTGATCGGATCAAGCGCCAGAATGACGTCGCCAATCAGCTCGTAACCCGCGCCGTCCGACCCGTGATAGCCCTGCGGATTGCCCGCAAATGCCATATACAGCGACCGGACGCGGTTGGGGTTGGTCATGGTGAAGTCGGGATGCTCCGCGAGCGCCTTCACATGTTTCAGCGCGTCCGGGTGAAGCGACGATGCTTGCAGCGCAAACCACTTATCGATCGCCAGCGCGTTGCCATCATAGCGCTTGTGGAACGCCGCCAGCGCTTCTTCGCGTTGCGGCTGGTCCAACCCGCAAAGCACCATCAGCGCGCCCTGCCGGTCAGTCATATTGTCAGCTTCATCGAACTGCTTCTTGGCCAATTTAGCACCGTGCACCGGATCGGCAGATGACAGATAGATAAGCCCCTGCGTTTTAAGCTTCCGGGCTCCGCGTGCCTCCGGCTTCATACTATAAGGCACGGCGCTGGCCCGCTGATGCATCGCCATCAGTTCATCAGTGAACTGCGCACCAAGCCACGCCTTCAGCCCTTCTCGCTCGTCGTGGATCGCCGCCGGGTCGGCAGGTACCGATTGTTCGGCAATATAGGTCTGGCTGGGCAAGATCATCAGCTCGCCGCGCATTTCGTCATCGAGCGCTTCGTCCGAAAGGATTGCGCCAAATGCCTCACCAATGGAGGCCCGAGCCGAAGTCCGGTCAGCGTCCGAAAGCCCTCCGCCTGAGGCCGCAACCAGATATCCAACAACCAAATCCTGCATCGCCTCATAGCGGGCAAACGGATCGTCATCGCGCGCCGCCAAGAAGACCAGGTCTTCATTGGTCATCTCGCGCTCGACCGAAATTGGGGCCGAGAAGCCGCGATTGACCGACAGCACGGGCGGTTGCGTAAATCCGTCGAAGCTGAGCGTTGCCTCGGCATCGCTAAGCGTCACGAGGTGCT comes from Altererythrobacter sp. ZODW24 and encodes:
- a CDS encoding cytochrome b N-terminal domain-containing protein, which codes for MSFPWAQQYTPTNGLMRYFDEKLPLPRLVYNAVGAGYPVPRNLNYMWNFGVLAGFCLVLQIVTGVILAMHYAANAEVAFATTEHIMRDVNYGWLMRYAHANGASFFFLVIYLHIFRGFFYSSYKAPREMIWLLGVVIFLLLMATAFMGYVLPWGQMSFWGAKVITGLFGAIPIVGEPIQVWLLGGFAPDNAALNRFFSLHFLLPFVTAGVIILHIWALHIPGSSNPTGVEIKTESDTVPFHPYYTAKDGFGLGIFLILYFAMVFFLPNYLGHADNYIEANPLSTPAHIVPEWYFWPFYAILRAFTADFFFIPAKLMGVLAMFSAILLWFILPWLDKSPVRSGHYRPLFRIFFWIFVVDMLALFWLGGAEAKEPYVMFSQIATAYYFLHFLVIIPIVSMVEKPKPLPYSITEAVLGSDKKAVLGENASTAS
- the pgeF gene encoding peptidoglycan editing factor PgeF, which produces MAEVEVINSALLERVQHGFFGRRGGVSTGGVAGLNAGLGAGDDPAAVETNRQLVVSSVMPGSALVTPYQVHSPDVAVVTKQWSLDERPRVDAVVTNKSRLLLGIVTADCAPVLLADAEARVVGAAHAGWKGAHGGVVENTIDAMEALGADRRRISAAIGPCIAQESYEIDDGFRTQFSNEDDRFFVSGKPGHWQFDLEGYVASRLAVAGLTTIDPLGLDTYSDPERFYSYRRATHRAEPTYGRQIAVIGLSA
- the petA gene encoding ubiquinol-cytochrome c reductase iron-sulfur subunit — its product is MAETTPTADTSAPVMTDGEDGVRRRDFINIAAVSAFGVGGVATLVPLISQMAPSADVLAESSTELDTAGIEPGQAVKAIFRKQPLFVRRLTAEEIAEANAVDAASLRDPASLADITKEGHGDMLITMGVCTHLGCVPLGAAEGEVKGEFGGYFCPCHGSHYDTAGRIRKGPAPTNLEVPEYEFTSDTVVKVG
- a CDS encoding cytochrome c1: MIRLFAIAGGLFFTVAALWSFVTGAYVAATEGLGEETAEYAFHEHPKDLHLASDGVFGKWDVNQLQRGYQVYKEVCSACHSMKFVAFRNLADLGYNEDEIKAEAANWQVPGIDPNTGEATTRPGLPTDYFPSPYPNNVAAAAANNNAIPPDLSLITKARHNGSAYLYSLLTGYQAQPAALLERFPDSKTPDGLHYNPYFPNLNLAMAAPLNPEQVAYADGTAATVDQMSQDVSAFLTWTAEPTLIERKQTGLPVLGFLLFATILAFFAKKQVWAAVKPAKRKD
- a CDS encoding adenine phosphoribosyltransferase, whose product is MNSSEAERLSADQLRELVRTVPDFPAPGVQFRDITTLIGHGHGLASCVAHLAEQTNAAGADVIAGMEARGFIFGAAVAAYMGKGFVPIRKPGKLPVQTIGVNYALEYGSDRLEMDPTAINDGAKVIIIDDLIATGGTALASAKLLRQAGAHIEHALFVIDLPDLGGANRLRADGLTVQALMDFEGD